A section of the Paenibacillus yonginensis genome encodes:
- a CDS encoding tyrosine-type recombinase/integrase, which yields MMKELPEIYEEAVEAFLIWMKDAGYTKYTQKSYLSDVYELLDSLDGKPLERVKRLHIVSYLTSVREKGVSDATRNRKHASVHCFFKALNELEVLEGNPAAGIKKSKTEKNRLPVFLDEHSLERFIQHIDGKYKTRNIAIFLLMGYMGLRVGEVNALNLSDYNPEAKTLSVLGKGRKWRVIPIPEAVLPFLEAALDSRLSPWRSKEEAMFISQKGKRLSIRCIQQIAADTFERFQTGVPEARKIAYSSHKLRHSFATMLLRRGADLRTVQELLGHSSIQTTTVYTHITSREKEEAMAKLELRISI from the coding sequence ATGATGAAAGAACTCCCGGAAATATACGAAGAAGCGGTGGAGGCTTTTCTGATCTGGATGAAGGATGCGGGGTATACAAAATATACGCAGAAATCTTATTTAAGCGATGTCTACGAATTGCTGGACAGTCTGGACGGCAAGCCGCTTGAGCGGGTGAAAAGGCTGCATATCGTCAGCTATCTGACGTCCGTCCGGGAAAAAGGCGTTTCAGACGCGACCCGCAACCGGAAACATGCTTCGGTGCATTGTTTCTTCAAGGCGCTGAATGAGCTGGAAGTGCTGGAGGGCAATCCGGCGGCTGGAATCAAAAAGTCCAAAACGGAAAAAAATCGGCTTCCGGTTTTCCTGGATGAGCATAGCCTTGAGCGGTTTATTCAGCATATAGACGGAAAATACAAAACGCGGAATATTGCGATTTTTCTGCTGATGGGGTACATGGGGCTGCGGGTCGGAGAGGTCAATGCGCTAAATCTATCGGACTATAATCCCGAAGCGAAGACGTTAAGTGTGCTGGGGAAAGGCCGAAAATGGAGAGTCATTCCAATTCCGGAAGCGGTGCTGCCTTTTCTCGAGGCCGCGCTGGACAGCCGTTTAAGTCCATGGAGAAGCAAAGAGGAAGCGATGTTTATTTCGCAGAAGGGGAAAAGATTGTCCATCCGCTGCATCCAGCAGATTGCGGCTGATACGTTTGAGCGGTTTCAAACCGGGGTGCCGGAGGCGCGGAAAATCGCTTATTCCAGCCATAAGCTGCGGCATTCTTTTGCCACAATGCTGCTGCGGCGAGGCGCGGATCTCCGCACGGTTCAAGAACTGCTGGGCCACTCGTCGATCCAGACGACAACGGTATATACTCACATTACCAGCCGCGAGAAAGAAGAAGCAATGGCCAAGCTGGAGCTGCGAATTTCGATATAA
- a CDS encoding DUF3891 family protein — translation MIVREHDMGLVMIEQHEHGRLAGEFAKQLKAGILPPDDPYTDDLITAVYEHDRGWIALDKKPLWNEETGRPYTFVDYPLEPKLEAYEQGLNEVEEMSPYAGLICSLHFVSFTQQAHERLWQQFVRREEQRQERLRHQLSIGKEDPAVLRHFRLLQLCDDLSLYISLNEPGVDKEEEHPWFREGFANTEFLNARSAKRLTAFWKEKERVEVLPSPFSEAFEVTITYRKLAKERIRLMGGETAYRASTPRTASLWIK, via the coding sequence ATGATCGTTCGTGAACATGATATGGGTTTGGTGATGATCGAGCAGCACGAACATGGCAGGTTAGCCGGAGAGTTTGCCAAACAATTGAAGGCGGGCATCCTGCCCCCTGATGATCCTTATACTGACGATCTGATTACGGCCGTTTACGAGCATGACCGCGGCTGGATTGCTTTGGACAAGAAACCGCTATGGAATGAAGAGACGGGCAGGCCTTATACGTTTGTGGATTATCCGCTTGAACCCAAGCTGGAGGCTTATGAGCAGGGTTTAAATGAAGTAGAGGAAATGAGTCCTTATGCGGGTTTGATTTGCAGCCTGCATTTTGTTTCCTTTACGCAGCAGGCGCACGAAAGGCTGTGGCAGCAGTTTGTGAGGCGTGAAGAGCAGCGACAGGAACGGCTTAGGCACCAGCTTTCCATCGGGAAGGAGGACCCCGCCGTACTCCGGCACTTCCGGCTGCTCCAGCTGTGCGATGATCTTTCCTTATATATCAGCCTGAATGAACCTGGCGTAGATAAGGAAGAAGAGCATCCCTGGTTTCGGGAAGGCTTTGCGAATACCGAATTTCTAAATGCCCGGTCGGCGAAGCGGCTGACTGCCTTCTGGAAAGAGAAGGAGCGGGTGGAGGTGTTGCCGAGTCCTTTTTCCGAAGCTTTTGAAGTGACGATAACGTATAGGAAGCTGGCCAAAGAAAGAATCCGGCTGATGGGCGGAGAAACGGCTTATCGGGCTTCCACACCCCGGACAGCGAGTCTATGGATTAAATAA